The nucleotide window CAATCTGTATCACTTGTATTGGACGACGGACGAAGGCGCTCACTGGAAGGAGATCACGCCCCCGAAATCGCCGCAAGAGTTTCTCACCGGTGTGTTCTTTCTGGACAGTTCCAGCGGATGGGCGGTTCTGGTTCACGGGGACGATCAGGAACTGGCGCAATTTCGCGTTGCTTCAACCCGTGACGCGGGAGCGAGTTGGTCGGTGTCCCCGATTCGGTTTCCCGGGAAACGGATGGCCGATGATTATGCGGGCGGAGCGAACGTTTTTTTCCTGGATCAACTCCACGGTTGGATAAAAGTAGATCGAAAAAGCAGTTCCGCTTTTGCAATTGGCGACCTGCTGGTATCGGATGATGGGGGAAAGACGTGGAAATTTCCTCTAGGAGATTCCGGCGAGGCGGGGTACCTGTGTTTTTTCAGCCTCAACGATGGTCTGCTGGCTGGTGGGGTCGATAGTTCCGAACTTTGGGCCACCCACGACGGCTCGAAGACTTGGCAGCAACTGTCGCTGAAGGCTCCCACTGCGATCGCCCCAGCAGAATTTCCCACCTTTGGCCGACCCCAATGTGGGCCTGGCAAGACCGGCTTTTTGCCAGTGACATATTCGGGTCCGGATAGTGCTAAGTCGGCACTAGTCTTACTTTCGAGCGATGACGCAGGGCGTACTTGGAAGCCGAGCGTCACGCTGTCTCAACTGGACGAGACCTCCCAGGGACAAATGGTGTCTTCCGCCGTGTGCGGTTCATCTCTTATAGCCGCAACAAGGTCAAGCGGCGAGGTCACATTGACGGTACTTTCTCCCGCCAGCGATATGAAGAGGATCGTACTGAATAGTTTTAAGGAAATTCCGGATTTGAGCTTTGCTGATCTGTCGCATGGTTGGGCGTCCACTCACAGCGGCTTGCTGGCAACGAGCGATGGCGGTGTTTCCTGGACAGTAATCACGCCGGCCAAGACAGGGCCTCTCCCCTGAGCCCCCGAGTCAGCATTTCCGGAATAGTAATGGATCATCGGCTACGGGTTGATGACTGAGTCATGCGATCGATACAGAAGTCACGCCGTGCCCTGCGCCCGGGCCAGCTTCAGCTCCACCTGTTGCCGCTCCGCTTCGGTCACCTGAAATAGCTGCCGGGGACGCAGTCCCATCTTACGCGCGAGGACGACTTCGGGAACCTGCGCGATGCGCGTGTTGTAGGTGGCGACGTCGTCGTTGAAGAATTCGCGGCGGTCGGCGATGCGCTCTTCCAGTTCCGAAATGCGTTTCTGGAGGGCAAGAAAATTCTGATTGGCCTTGAGGTCGGGATAACGCTCGGCCACGGCAAACAGCGTGTGCAGCGCTCCCGTCAAACGCAAATCCGCCTGCGCTTTTTGCGGGATACTGGCGGCGCCGATTGAAGCGGTGCGGGCCAGAGTGACGGCCTCCAGAGTCTGGCGCTCGTGGTCCATGTAGCCTTTTACGCAGGAGACCAGGTTAGGGATTTCGTCGTGACGCTGTTTCAGCAGGACGTCGATGTTGGCGAAGGCGCGGTCGTTTTCGTTACGTAGTCCGACGAGTTCGTTGTAGAGGATGACGGCGTAGATGGCGACTCCGGCCAGAAAAAGGGCGAGCGTGGCGGTGGCGAAGAGCGTCATGGCTTCTCTATGGGAATGGTGCCAAAAGGCCGGAACTGGGACAAGTTACTGGTGGTGTGCCGGGGCAGTGTGGTGTGGGGCGGGCGCCCTCGCCCGCCGCAGTTGGGGTTAGGGTGGACTTGTTTGGACTAGAGCGGAACAGCAAGGTCAAACGCCAAGATCCAACACCAACCCCAAGATCAACTCCAACACCAACGGCGGCGGGCGAGGGCGCCCGCCCCACAGAAGGCAGTAGTTACTTCGCGTCGATTTTCAGGTTGATGGAGACTTGCGAGCGGTCGTCGAACTGGCTGACCGTCTTTACGTCGCTCTTGTGGCCGTTGTGCTGGGCATAGACTTCGTAGTCCAGGTTCGGCTGGAGCGCTGGGAAGCGGTAGGAGCCATCCTGGCTCACGATGTAGGTTTTGACCGCACGAGTGCGCGTGTTGGTCAGGTAGACCACTGCGTTGGGCAGGGGGCTATCTCCACGATCGAGCACTTTGCCCGTAAGCAGGCGCGTATTGTCGGCTTTCGGGCGCGAGCCAAACTGCGGCGGAGGAGACGCCAGTACCAAAGCCGAGAACAGAAGCAGAAGCGCGGTCACGACAATCGTCTTCTTCATAGAGTTCCCTTCCTCGGTGTATCGGGTTTACACCAAAATTCCTGCAACAAATACCCTACCAGATTAGATGCAAACCGATATCCGAACGCTCCTCGTTGTCGATATGGACGGTTACTTCCGTACTCGCCTTTAAGTGCTTGCCATCCGGCAACTTAAAGTCTTTCAAGTCGGCCCACACAATATAGTCCGATTTTCCGGCAGGAACGCGCTGGGCAAACTCACCGCGATGGTCGGAAAGGAGTTCCCAGTGAGCCTTCTTCTGGTCGGCACGCCGGATCCTGACTTTCACGCCGTAGACCGGACGGCC belongs to Acidobacteriota bacterium and includes:
- a CDS encoding LemA family protein, giving the protein MTLFATATLALFLAGVAIYAVILYNELVGLRNENDRAFANIDVLLKQRHDEIPNLVSCVKGYMDHERQTLEAVTLARTASIGAASIPQKAQADLRLTGALHTLFAVAERYPDLKANQNFLALQKRISELEERIADRREFFNDDVATYNTRIAQVPEVVLARKMGLRPRQLFQVTEAERQQVELKLARAQGTA
- a CDS encoding carboxypeptidase regulatory-like domain-containing protein; amino-acid sequence: MKKTIVVTALLLLFSALVLASPPPQFGSRPKADNTRLLTGKVLDRGDSPLPNAVVYLTNTRTRAVKTYIVSQDGSYRFPALQPNLDYEVYAQHNGHKSDVKTVSQFDDRSQVSINLKIDAK
- a CDS encoding carboxypeptidase regulatory-like domain-containing protein; its protein translation is MSAFHAWAATAPGDEKNPAKKAPDKEKPYALIFGTVFAPDGRPVYGVKVRIRRADQKKAHWELLSDHRGEFAQRVPAGKSDYIVWADLKDFKLPDGKHLKASTEVTVHIDNEERSDIGLHLIW